One genomic segment of Nocardia spumae includes these proteins:
- a CDS encoding helix-turn-helix domain-containing protein encodes MSEPSTAEPPYRDAAVGAAEPAVSSAPRRRLLMRMHAERDELAARIVTRARAEISDYSTIAAAELLPTTVAILDRLLAALAGSSAGTGAPSAELSDYGRIRATQAVSMEALLRAWRLAERQLLETLTAVAADHGADDAVLLEITRDLLALVDDAATSFSDAHHEMERARSDRDRSQRADFTRAVLTGTVSATELALGIQRFGLRGAGEYRAFRARADSAPPAEFDRLLRPQGADYAFRTVIDGDYAGFTDRTIRIPGAALLAFGPPRPLDDAAHSFRLAGRALATAAALGYTGTCEFDGLGLLPGVAADPELGAELVRRYLAPLGTGASAAVLIDTLTDYLDTGMRIEATAQRLIVHPNTVRYRIGRFEELTGCDLRQAHTGAQIWWAIQYDRLVRRTTTTGAPANQ; translated from the coding sequence ATGAGCGAGCCGTCCACCGCAGAACCGCCGTACCGGGATGCGGCGGTTGGGGCCGCGGAGCCGGCGGTGTCATCGGCCCCGCGGCGGCGATTGCTGATGCGCATGCACGCCGAGCGGGACGAGCTGGCGGCGCGGATCGTGACACGGGCCCGGGCCGAGATCTCGGATTACAGCACCATCGCCGCCGCCGAACTGCTGCCCACGACGGTCGCGATCCTGGACCGATTGCTGGCCGCGCTGGCGGGCAGCTCCGCCGGCACCGGGGCCCCGTCGGCCGAGTTGAGCGACTACGGGCGGATCCGGGCCACCCAGGCGGTATCCATGGAGGCGCTGCTGCGCGCCTGGCGGCTGGCCGAACGGCAGCTGCTGGAAACACTGACCGCGGTGGCGGCCGACCACGGCGCCGACGACGCGGTGCTACTGGAGATCACCCGCGATCTGCTCGCATTGGTCGACGACGCGGCGACCTCGTTCTCCGACGCCCATCACGAGATGGAGCGCGCCCGATCCGACCGCGACCGCTCCCAGCGCGCCGATTTCACCCGCGCCGTGCTGACCGGGACCGTCTCGGCCACCGAACTGGCGCTCGGAATCCAGCGCTTCGGACTGCGCGGTGCCGGCGAATACCGGGCCTTCCGTGCCCGGGCGGACTCCGCACCACCCGCCGAGTTCGATCGGCTGCTCCGGCCACAGGGCGCCGATTACGCATTCCGGACCGTCATCGACGGCGACTACGCCGGATTCACCGACCGCACGATCCGGATTCCGGGGGCGGCGCTGCTGGCCTTCGGACCGCCACGTCCGCTCGACGACGCCGCCCATTCCTTCCGGCTGGCTGGGCGCGCGCTCGCCACCGCCGCCGCACTCGGATACACCGGCACCTGCGAGTTCGACGGACTCGGCCTGCTGCCCGGTGTCGCGGCCGATCCGGAACTCGGCGCCGAACTCGTGCGTCGCTATCTGGCCCCGCTGGGTACCGGGGCCTCTGCGGCGGTGCTGATCGATACGCTCACCGACTATCTGGACACCGGTATGCGGATCGAGGCCACCGCACAACGGCTGATCGTGCATCCCAATACCGTCCGGTATCGCATCGGGCGGTTCGAGGAGTTGACCGGGTGCGATCTGCGTCAGGCGCATACCGGAGCGCAGATCTGGTGGGCCATCCAATACGACCGTCTGGTACGTCGCACCACAACGACTGGCGCGCCTGCGAATCAGTGA
- a CDS encoding YceI family protein, with protein sequence MSGLTAQVRNPDGWPVPGALLTVTDLNGRQLARAVADESGVATTESLPAGMHTAVVTAPGYQPVAQIARISAAGTGQLGAVALQPEANSVGTPAPGPWTIDPVHSTIVATARHLGIASIKARFSEVSGRLEVSRNFEQTTGFAEIKAASIDTGIGMRDDHLRSPDFLDVERYPLIGFTGSGLRRTGADTWVMPGELELHGQRRHVELDLTYGGSGPDPWGGVRAAFHAETQLHRNDFAIDYNAMVRAGVAAVGTTVKIDLDIELVQGDSLPQM encoded by the coding sequence ATGAGCGGTCTGACCGCGCAGGTACGCAATCCCGATGGCTGGCCGGTGCCGGGCGCGCTGCTGACCGTGACCGATCTGAACGGTCGTCAGCTCGCCCGAGCGGTGGCGGACGAGAGCGGAGTGGCGACCACCGAGTCGCTGCCCGCGGGTATGCACACCGCCGTGGTGACCGCGCCGGGCTATCAGCCGGTGGCCCAGATCGCGCGGATATCCGCCGCCGGCACCGGGCAGTTGGGTGCGGTGGCGTTGCAGCCGGAGGCGAATTCCGTCGGCACGCCCGCACCCGGCCCGTGGACCATCGATCCGGTGCATTCGACGATCGTGGCCACCGCCCGCCACCTCGGCATCGCCAGTATCAAGGCGCGGTTCTCGGAGGTGAGCGGCCGCCTGGAGGTGTCCCGGAACTTCGAGCAGACAACGGGTTTCGCGGAGATCAAGGCCGCCAGCATCGATACCGGGATCGGGATGCGCGACGACCATCTGCGCTCGCCCGACTTCCTCGACGTCGAACGCTATCCGCTGATCGGTTTCACCGGATCCGGGCTGCGGCGCACCGGCGCCGACACCTGGGTGATGCCGGGTGAGCTGGAGTTGCACGGCCAGCGCCGCCACGTGGAACTGGATCTGACCTACGGCGGCTCCGGACCCGACCCGTGGGGCGGGGTCCGCGCGGCCTTCCATGCCGAAACCCAGTTGCATCGCAACGATTTCGCGATCGACTACAACGCGATGGTGCGCGCCGGTGTGGCGGCGGTCGGCACCACGGTGAAGATCGATCTGGATATCGAACTGGTGCAGGGAGATTCGCTGCCCCAGATGTGA
- a CDS encoding MFS transporter, which produces MTTSTTEAPAAQPDLAAAGARPTLSHRQILTILSGLLLGMFLAALDQNIVSVAIVRIANSLHGFDQQAWATTAYLITATISTPLYGKLADIYGRKPFYLLAIGIFVVGSAACTFATSMYELAGFRAFQGLGAGGLMSLAMTIVGDIVPPRERARYQGYFMMVFGTSTVLGPVLGGLFSDYDTLWGIDGWRWVFLVNVPIGVIALAVVAKVLNVPHQRQRLNVDWWGAVALAICVVPLLIVAEQGRSWGWGSGDSVICYIIGGLGLLLFIGVEYLMKDSALIPLRLFKNSTFSVVMIGGFIVGIAMFGAISMVPLYLQVVRGYSPTEAGLLMLPLVLGIMIGSMISGQVVKRTGRYKILPVIGTFLVTVGALLYAQLHFDSAMWQVLAIGSLVGLGLGCCMQTLIIAAQNAGPRSDMGVSTASATFFRQVGGTLGVAVFLTILFNLLPHKITDAFGGHLPPGLDASKLNQLQANTAGIGALPQQIKDPILIGFTNSMHGVFYAAAGVALLACVIMAFMKEIPLQDPTAPAPAPKDPIEAAEAEWAEEQVWEGAAQAISEPEPVLAAAAAGRHAAANGHEPHRISEVSAMTNTPVVNSHGSGNAIGGQVQRADGRPVAGAALTLIDQRGHQVSRATGDGGGRYSIDPPGTGSYVLIVSANGHQPAAVNVTADGRTQRVDLTLQGSGELSGTVRTAGQGQPIAGATVTLTDLRGEVVGAAVTTDSGSYLCHGVVSGTYTLVAVAQHMRPSATALVVPDSGLLHHDIELSPLAMLTGTVLADGGAVPDAQVTVLDRSGTPVGTARTDEQGRYVLTDLAEGEYTVVARGYPPVTSGITVGDGELEHDVRLGYEPDEQAGGHGANGVATNGERNGVRHNGAEPSGVDQNTELS; this is translated from the coding sequence ATGACGACTTCGACCACTGAGGCTCCGGCGGCGCAGCCGGACCTTGCGGCGGCGGGTGCGAGACCCACCCTCTCGCACCGGCAGATTTTGACCATTCTGTCCGGTTTGTTGCTGGGGATGTTCTTGGCGGCGCTGGATCAGAATATTGTGAGTGTGGCGATTGTTCGGATCGCTAATAGTTTGCATGGTTTCGATCAGCAGGCGTGGGCGACGACGGCGTATTTGATTACGGCGACGATTTCGACGCCGTTGTACGGCAAGTTGGCCGATATTTATGGTCGTAAGCCGTTTTATTTGTTGGCGATCGGTATTTTCGTGGTGGGGTCGGCGGCGTGTACGTTCGCGACGTCGATGTATGAGTTGGCGGGGTTCCGGGCGTTCCAGGGGCTGGGTGCCGGTGGCCTGATGTCGCTGGCCATGACCATCGTCGGCGATATCGTCCCGCCGCGTGAACGCGCCCGCTATCAGGGCTATTTCATGATGGTGTTCGGCACCTCGACCGTGCTCGGCCCGGTGCTCGGCGGCCTGTTCTCCGATTACGACACGCTGTGGGGTATCGACGGCTGGCGCTGGGTGTTCCTGGTGAACGTGCCGATCGGGGTGATCGCGCTCGCCGTGGTCGCGAAGGTGCTCAATGTCCCGCATCAGCGGCAGCGATTGAATGTCGACTGGTGGGGTGCGGTCGCGTTGGCGATCTGTGTGGTGCCGTTGCTGATCGTGGCCGAACAGGGCCGCAGCTGGGGCTGGGGTTCCGGCGATTCGGTGATCTGCTACATCATCGGCGGACTCGGCCTGTTGCTGTTCATCGGTGTGGAATACCTGATGAAGGACTCCGCGCTGATCCCGTTGCGGCTGTTCAAGAACTCCACCTTCTCGGTGGTGATGATCGGCGGCTTCATCGTGGGTATCGCGATGTTCGGCGCGATCAGCATGGTGCCGCTGTATCTGCAGGTGGTGCGCGGATATTCGCCGACCGAGGCCGGTCTGTTGATGCTGCCGCTGGTGCTGGGCATCATGATCGGCTCGATGATCTCCGGCCAGGTCGTCAAGCGGACCGGGCGCTACAAGATTCTGCCGGTGATCGGCACGTTCCTGGTGACGGTGGGCGCGCTACTCTACGCGCAGCTGCATTTCGACAGTGCCATGTGGCAGGTGCTCGCGATCGGCTCGCTGGTCGGGCTGGGCCTGGGCTGCTGTATGCAGACGTTGATCATCGCGGCGCAGAACGCGGGTCCGCGGTCGGATATGGGTGTGTCGACGGCGTCGGCGACCTTCTTCCGGCAGGTCGGCGGCACGCTGGGGGTCGCGGTCTTCTTGACGATTCTGTTCAATCTGCTGCCGCACAAGATCACCGATGCCTTCGGTGGCCATCTGCCGCCCGGACTCGACGCGAGCAAGCTGAATCAGTTGCAGGCCAACACCGCCGGAATCGGCGCGCTGCCGCAGCAGATCAAGGATCCGATCCTGATCGGATTCACCAACTCGATGCACGGTGTCTTCTACGCCGCCGCGGGTGTGGCCTTGCTGGCCTGCGTCATCATGGCGTTCATGAAGGAGATTCCGCTCCAGGACCCCACGGCTCCCGCCCCGGCCCCGAAGGATCCGATCGAGGCCGCCGAGGCCGAATGGGCCGAGGAGCAGGTGTGGGAGGGCGCCGCGCAGGCGATCTCCGAACCCGAACCGGTGCTCGCCGCGGCCGCAGCCGGTCGGCATGCCGCGGCCAACGGTCATGAACCACATCGAATCTCGGAGGTTTCGGCAATGACCAACACCCCGGTCGTCAATTCCCACGGCAGCGGCAATGCGATCGGCGGCCAGGTGCAGCGGGCCGACGGACGCCCGGTCGCCGGCGCCGCGCTGACGCTGATCGACCAACGCGGACACCAGGTTTCGCGGGCCACCGGCGACGGTGGCGGTCGCTACTCGATCGATCCGCCGGGCACCGGTAGCTACGTGCTGATCGTCTCGGCCAACGGCCACCAGCCGGCCGCGGTCAACGTCACCGCCGACGGCCGTACCCAGCGGGTCGATCTGACCCTGCAGGGTTCGGGTGAGCTGTCGGGCACGGTGCGGACCGCCGGACAGGGCCAGCCGATCGCCGGCGCCACGGTCACCCTGACCGATCTGCGCGGTGAGGTGGTCGGCGCCGCGGTGACCACCGACAGCGGCAGCTATCTCTGCCACGGGGTGGTCTCCGGGACCTATACGCTGGTGGCGGTGGCTCAGCACATGCGGCCGAGTGCGACCGCGCTGGTCGTGCCCGACAGCGGCCTGCTCCACCACGACATCGAGCTGAGCCCGCTGGCGATGCTGACCGGAACCGTCCTCGCCGATGGGGGCGCTGTGCCCGACGCGCAGGTGACGGTGCTGGACCGATCCGGAACCCCCGTCGGTACCGCCCGCACCGACGAGCAGGGCCGGTATGTACTGACCGATCTCGCCGAGGGAGAGTACACCGTGGTCGCACGCGGATACCCGCCGGTGACGAGTGGGATCACCGTCGGCGACGGCGAGCTCGAACACGATGTGCGACTGGGCTACGAGCCCGACGAACAGGCCGGTGGGCACGGCGCGAACGGCGTCGCGACCAACGGTGAACGGAACGGGGTCCGGCACAATGGTGCCGAACCCAGTGGTGTCGATCAGAACACGGAGCTGTCATGA
- a CDS encoding MarR family winged helix-turn-helix transcriptional regulator: MVVGARDPGAGVTEQDVADRLGAQLVRLMRAIGRTKSQIAKYGPDGLERLAYAVLFCLVHDGPQRTGKLADTLHAETSTISRQTRSLVAHGLVERRADPVDGRACVLVPTAEGVRVFEENRRNRNRWLAEVMADWPDQERAQFTDLLELLVSGIEKSTATADSN, from the coding sequence ATGGTCGTTGGTGCCCGTGATCCCGGCGCCGGCGTGACCGAACAGGACGTGGCCGATCGACTCGGCGCACAACTGGTCCGGTTGATGCGGGCGATCGGCAGAACCAAATCGCAGATAGCCAAGTACGGTCCGGACGGCCTGGAGCGGCTGGCCTACGCGGTGCTGTTCTGCCTCGTTCACGACGGTCCGCAGCGCACGGGAAAGCTGGCGGACACCCTGCACGCGGAAACTTCGACCATCAGCAGGCAGACGAGGTCGCTGGTGGCACACGGTCTGGTGGAACGCCGGGCCGACCCCGTGGACGGGCGGGCCTGCGTGCTGGTGCCCACCGCCGAAGGGGTGCGGGTGTTCGAGGAGAACCGTCGAAACCGCAATCGCTGGCTGGCCGAGGTGATGGCGGATTGGCCCGATCAGGAACGGGCGCAATTCACCGATCTGCTCGAGCTGCTCGTCAGCGGCATCGAAAAATCCACTGCTACAGCCGATTCGAATTAG
- a CDS encoding transglycosylase SLT domain-containing protein: MTETTSKAAGRRVAALAAICALWLAVATLALATTAGADPADAADCGPACVDTSTGSASGSASGSAGSSGSAAAGLLLGLPMRTVALTIVPAPQFPSFDQVITHESSWNPFAINPESGAYGLGQALPPEKMASHGADWMFNPVTQIRWTYDYMVERYGSPDGAWAFWQSHHWY; this comes from the coding sequence GTGACCGAGACGACATCAAAGGCCGCGGGCCGTCGCGTGGCCGCGCTCGCCGCGATCTGCGCGCTGTGGCTGGCCGTCGCAACCCTGGCGCTGGCCACCACGGCCGGCGCCGACCCGGCCGACGCCGCCGACTGCGGCCCCGCCTGCGTGGACACCTCCACGGGATCGGCATCCGGTTCGGCCTCGGGCTCGGCGGGATCCTCCGGTTCCGCGGCCGCGGGACTACTGCTGGGCCTGCCGATGAGGACCGTGGCGCTCACGATCGTGCCCGCCCCGCAGTTCCCCTCGTTCGACCAGGTGATCACCCACGAGAGCAGCTGGAATCCGTTCGCCATCAATCCGGAATCGGGCGCCTACGGCCTCGGACAGGCGCTGCCGCCGGAGAAGATGGCCTCCCACGGCGCGGACTGGATGTTCAACCCGGTGACCCAGATCCGCTGGACCTACGACTACATGGTCGAGCGGTACGGCAGTCCCGACGGGGCATGGGCGTTCTGGCAATCCCACCACTGGTACTAG
- a CDS encoding DUF475 domain-containing protein gives MFVRVFALSFIVAAASLVVALLYGGPEAVVLVAALGILEVSLSFDNAVVNASVLQRMSAFWQRIFLTLGMVIAVFGMRLVFPLLVVGIGAHLDPLNALELAMNPPPGGAAFFADGRPSYETLLNDANPKIATFGGMFLLLLFLNYISAPRSITWLSWLERPLARIGRFSMFTVVIALIALVLTAGFLAPNNKADVVMVSGALGMATYFLVDGLGAHFDNENQHDGPSRAALLTGRAAFFGFIYLEVLDASFSFDGVIGAFAISADPIIIALGLGLIGAMFVRSITVYLVRRGTLSEYIYLEHGAHWAIGALAAILLISTGYHLDEMVTGLLGVGIIAAAYISSIVHNKRHPATPEAVEAEAEKLALGEQVDLPAFDGEFDLDRMTLRAEPLRRDKLNTEAR, from the coding sequence ATGTTCGTGCGAGTTTTCGCCCTGTCGTTCATCGTCGCCGCGGCGTCACTGGTTGTCGCGCTGTTGTACGGAGGACCCGAGGCCGTGGTGCTGGTCGCAGCCCTCGGAATCCTCGAAGTGTCGCTGTCGTTCGACAACGCGGTCGTGAACGCCAGTGTCCTGCAACGGATGAGCGCGTTCTGGCAGCGCATCTTCCTCACGCTGGGCATGGTCATCGCGGTTTTCGGTATGCGCCTGGTGTTTCCGCTGCTGGTGGTCGGCATCGGCGCGCACCTGGATCCGCTCAACGCGCTGGAACTGGCGATGAATCCGCCACCGGGCGGTGCGGCGTTCTTCGCGGACGGCCGCCCCAGCTACGAAACCCTGCTCAACGACGCCAATCCCAAGATCGCGACCTTCGGCGGGATGTTCCTGCTGCTGTTGTTCCTCAACTACATCAGCGCCCCGCGTTCGATCACCTGGCTCAGCTGGCTGGAACGGCCACTGGCCCGGATCGGCCGCTTCTCCATGTTCACCGTGGTCATCGCGCTCATCGCGCTGGTCCTGACCGCCGGCTTCCTGGCACCGAACAACAAGGCCGATGTGGTGATGGTCTCCGGTGCGCTCGGTATGGCGACCTACTTCCTGGTCGACGGGCTGGGTGCGCATTTCGACAACGAGAATCAGCACGACGGACCCTCACGGGCGGCTCTGCTCACCGGCAGGGCCGCCTTCTTCGGCTTCATCTACCTCGAGGTGCTGGACGCGTCCTTCTCCTTCGACGGTGTCATCGGGGCGTTCGCCATCAGCGCGGATCCGATCATCATCGCCCTGGGCCTGGGTCTGATCGGCGCCATGTTCGTGCGATCGATCACCGTCTACCTGGTCCGGCGCGGCACGCTGTCGGAGTACATCTATCTCGAACACGGCGCACACTGGGCCATCGGCGCGCTGGCGGCGATCCTGCTCATCTCCACCGGCTATCACCTCGACGAGATGGTCACCGGGCTCCTGGGCGTCGGGATCATCGCCGCGGCCTACATCAGCAGCATCGTCCACAACAAGCGCCATCCGGCCACCCCGGAGGCCGTCGAGGCCGAGGCGGAAAAACTGGCGCTGGGCGAGCAGGTCGACCTGCCCGCCTTCGACGGTGAATTCGACCTGGATCGGATGACCCTGCGCGCCGAGCCGCTGCGGCGGGACAAGCTCAATACCGAGGCCCGCTGA
- the lipB gene encoding lipoyl(octanoyl) transferase LipB, with protein MRARPLTLIQDELVDYDKAMERMVELVEQRQRDERGDTLWLLSHPQVYTIGRRTPDDHLPAPEHGIPVVETTRGGQLTYHGPGQLVGYLIVKLDAGEGVVDYIREVEHRLVAALDRLGISAQRRDTPSGSELLTGVWTTATGRKIVSIGMRASRGVTSHGFALNVDGDLEPWQWAVACGLPDVDMTSVQREQPGAGMDQVRPIVAESFEAR; from the coding sequence ATGAGGGCGCGGCCGCTGACATTGATCCAGGACGAACTCGTCGACTACGACAAGGCCATGGAACGCATGGTCGAACTGGTCGAACAGCGACAGCGCGACGAGCGGGGCGACACCCTGTGGCTGCTCAGCCATCCGCAGGTCTACACGATCGGCCGGCGGACACCGGACGATCACCTCCCCGCACCGGAGCACGGGATCCCGGTCGTGGAGACCACCCGCGGTGGCCAGCTCACCTATCACGGTCCCGGCCAGCTGGTCGGATATCTCATCGTCAAACTCGATGCGGGCGAGGGCGTCGTGGATTACATCCGCGAGGTCGAGCATCGGCTGGTCGCCGCCCTCGACCGGCTCGGGATCAGCGCGCAGCGCCGCGACACGCCGTCCGGATCGGAACTGCTCACCGGGGTCTGGACGACGGCGACCGGCCGCAAGATCGTCTCCATCGGCATGCGGGCCAGCCGCGGTGTCACCAGCCACGGTTTCGCGCTCAATGTCGACGGCGATCTCGAGCCCTGGCAGTGGGCGGTGGCCTGCGGCCTGCCCGATGTCGATATGACCTCCGTACAGCGCGAACAGCCCGGGGCGGGAATGGATCAGGTGCGGCCGATCGTGGCCGAGTCCTTCGAGGCCCGCTGA
- a CDS encoding pyridoxal phosphate-dependent aminotransferase, protein MTTGPGHDGRVDAAAVILRSEQRKKELRCRLSETMPYIGGTGRRYRGVLDAYHGETGFDIDPAAARALRRAWDDLTSDRSRRHELPDYDKRQPLELRELAAAKLFDRLAGPAESVRGVRVRPDEVVVCPYSSMLLLEEVIATVVRPGGVIVCPEGFYKNFATHVAKFDVRVVVPEATPGDEFRIDPDALTRALDRHGDAVCAVLLTLPGNPVVSSYSLAESAELARILVAARVPVVCDMAFDRLVPGHIPLAAFEVPTAGGPVRLYDRMVTVTGNSKGYNAFGPCKLGAACSGDSEWLARVRARLTIAFQRESTHLVRAVLEHTPEAYFEHNRKLVREQFDTALERIAALDAEFGGNILRPLGSGASMFLSVVADPGLLSAAGVRTSAELEDLLLVGAGVDSVALGRTGSARLGVRLNVLAPRRGPGTESRELIDELFDRLAGLIGEIRGGRTYHEILRRRGIAEFVS, encoded by the coding sequence GTGACGACCGGACCGGGGCACGACGGGCGGGTCGATGCCGCCGCGGTAATACTGCGGTCCGAGCAGCGCAAGAAGGAGCTGCGTTGCCGCCTGTCGGAGACGATGCCGTACATCGGTGGTACCGGGCGGCGATACCGCGGTGTGCTGGATGCCTATCACGGCGAGACCGGATTCGATATCGACCCGGCCGCCGCCCGCGCGCTGCGCCGGGCCTGGGACGATCTGACCTCCGATCGTTCCCGCCGACACGAGCTTCCGGACTACGACAAACGGCAGCCCCTGGAACTGCGCGAGCTGGCGGCGGCGAAACTGTTCGATCGGCTGGCCGGGCCCGCCGAGTCGGTGCGCGGCGTCCGGGTGCGTCCGGACGAGGTCGTGGTGTGCCCCTATTCGAGCATGCTGTTGCTCGAGGAGGTCATCGCCACGGTGGTGCGGCCCGGTGGGGTGATCGTCTGCCCGGAGGGGTTCTACAAGAACTTCGCCACACATGTCGCGAAATTCGATGTGCGAGTGGTCGTTCCGGAAGCGACGCCCGGCGACGAGTTCCGGATCGACCCGGATGCGCTGACCCGTGCGCTCGATCGGCATGGCGATGCCGTTTGCGCGGTGCTGCTCACCCTGCCCGGCAATCCCGTCGTATCGTCCTACTCGCTCGCCGAATCGGCCGAACTGGCCCGCATTCTGGTGGCGGCCCGGGTGCCGGTGGTGTGCGATATGGCCTTCGATCGTCTCGTCCCGGGACATATTCCGCTCGCCGCCTTCGAGGTGCCGACCGCCGGTGGCCCGGTCAGGCTCTACGACCGGATGGTGACCGTCACCGGTAATTCGAAGGGCTACAACGCATTCGGTCCCTGTAAGCTCGGCGCCGCGTGCTCGGGCGATAGCGAGTGGCTGGCCCGCGTCCGCGCGCGGCTCACGATCGCCTTCCAGCGCGAGAGCACCCATCTGGTACGGGCGGTGCTGGAGCACACGCCCGAGGCCTATTTCGAGCACAATCGCAAACTCGTGCGCGAGCAGTTCGACACCGCGCTGGAGCGGATCGCCGCGCTCGATGCCGAGTTCGGTGGGAATATATTGCGGCCCTTGGGGTCCGGCGCGAGCATGTTCCTGTCGGTGGTCGCCGATCCCGGCCTGCTGTCCGCCGCCGGAGTCCGGACCAGTGCCGAATTGGAGGATCTGCTGCTCGTCGGTGCGGGCGTGGACAGTGTCGCGCTCGGGCGGACGGGTTCGGCGCGCCTCGGGGTACGCCTGAATGTGCTGGCCCCGCGTCGCGGGCCGGGTACCGAGTCGCGGGAGTTGATCGACGAATTGTTCGACCGGCTCGCCGGACTCATCGGCGAGATCCGCGGCGGGCGCACTTACCACGAGATCCTGCGCCGGCGCGGTATCGCGGAGTTCGTATCGTGA
- a CDS encoding helix-turn-helix domain-containing protein has protein sequence MTHPDSDGGERIGELVRRLRTESGLTQAALAKQADCSRSLIQQIENGTRVPPLPLRERLSSALGQELPMGAAAGTADPAGGHYDLRMRFNVLLGKDPEVVDRVLTVAQSIFDARGAREEVEPLRLIAARQLERAEELLAQIPSRSATVWEWNTVNDWLTILEQAQESVRAIHTADLGTIGGDVGDDYHAAIVRLADAGHEPSIAVRRMYVLDSIEDVWPYDDKLWWQARSGVESVLVKREHARNAQSMLVVDDRYVCVGEYDYSRQTRVATRFSVLKHDVAFAVRRFERLYDLRRIGSAIVVNDLIAEPRLARFDRLGEGEGRDLFRAALIRAWNEIPTPGQPPLETGRQ, from the coding sequence GTGACACATCCCGATTCCGACGGTGGTGAGCGGATCGGTGAGCTGGTGCGCCGGCTCCGCACCGAGTCCGGCCTCACCCAGGCAGCGCTGGCCAAGCAGGCGGACTGTTCGCGCAGTCTCATCCAGCAGATCGAGAACGGCACCCGGGTGCCGCCGCTGCCACTGCGCGAGCGGTTGAGTTCGGCGCTGGGGCAGGAGCTTCCGATGGGCGCCGCCGCCGGTACCGCCGATCCGGCCGGTGGCCACTACGACCTGCGGATGCGTTTCAACGTGCTGCTCGGTAAGGACCCCGAGGTCGTGGATCGGGTGCTGACCGTGGCGCAGAGCATCTTCGATGCCCGCGGAGCCCGTGAGGAGGTCGAACCGCTGCGGCTGATCGCCGCCCGCCAGCTCGAACGTGCCGAGGAGCTGCTGGCGCAGATCCCGTCACGCAGTGCCACGGTGTGGGAGTGGAATACGGTCAACGACTGGCTGACCATCCTCGAGCAAGCCCAGGAATCGGTGCGCGCCATCCATACCGCAGATCTCGGCACCATCGGTGGCGACGTCGGCGACGACTACCACGCGGCGATCGTCCGGCTCGCCGACGCGGGGCACGAACCGAGTATCGCGGTGCGGCGCATGTATGTCCTGGACAGTATCGAGGATGTCTGGCCCTACGACGACAAGCTGTGGTGGCAGGCGCGCTCGGGGGTGGAGAGTGTGCTGGTCAAACGCGAGCATGCCCGCAACGCGCAGAGCATGCTGGTCGTCGACGACCGCTATGTCTGTGTCGGTGAATACGACTACTCCCGCCAGACCCGGGTGGCGACCCGGTTCTCGGTGCTCAAACACGATGTCGCCTTCGCGGTACGGCGCTTCGAACGCCTCTACGATCTGCGGCGTATCGGGTCGGCGATCGTGGTCAACGATCTGATCGCGGAACCCCGGCTGGCCCGATTCGATCGACTGGGCGAGGGCGAGGGCCGGGATCTGTTCCGCGCCGCGCTCATTCGCGCGTGGAACGAGATTCCGACGCCCGGTCAGCCTCCGCTGGAAACCGGGCGGCAGTGA